A portion of the Oncorhynchus masou masou isolate Uvic2021 chromosome 11, UVic_Omas_1.1, whole genome shotgun sequence genome contains these proteins:
- the LOC135548523 gene encoding RNA-binding motif protein, X-linked 2-like — protein MNPLTKVKLINELNEREASLGVKETVSWHSEYKDSAWIFIGGFPYELTEGDIVCVFSQYGEIANINLVRDKKTGKSKGFCFICYEDQRSTILAVDNLNGIKIKGRTIRVDHVLNYRPPKDNEDMDDITKRLREEGCAPKLPDHSSSESEEEEQYAVPVKKPKKDKKEKKKKKKEKKALKAEREQRERMAQTPPGPVPTARVKQEKEDLGYDKYSQRGAAEERLRSRGERPGPGAELRNPRDTHRQEDGGFRNRYGDQQDRERDRSREDEKRRHEMGERRDGGLQLESKRTGREEGERTRERERDNDRNRESEKDSDRNKDREREKDRDSDRNKDREREKDRDSDRNRDRERDKDRNRERDQSSKHREEHNREREYRRK, from the exons ATGAA TCCCCTGACCAAAGTGAAGTTGATCAAtgagttgaatgagagagaggcctCACTGGGGGTCAAGGAGACTGTGTCATGGCACTCGGAGTACAAGGACAGCGCCTGGATATTCATCG GTGGATTTCCTTATGAGCTGACAGAAGGTGACATCGTCTGTGTTTTCTCTCA GTATGGCGAGATAGCCAACATCAACCTGGTGCGTGATAAGAAGACTGGTAAATCCAAAGGCTTCTGCTTCATCTGCTACGAGGACCAGAGGAGCACCATCCTGGCTGTGGATAACTTAAACGGGATCAAG ATAAAGGGGCGGACCATCCGAGTGGACCATGTGCTCAACTACCGCCCTCCCAAAGACAATGAGGACATGGACGATATCACCAAGCGCCTAAGGGAGGAGGGCTGTGCCCCTAAACTACCCGACCATTCATCTTCTGAGTCCGAAGAAGAGGAACAGTATGCTGTACCAGTGAAGAAGCCCAAGAAag acaagaaagagaagaagaaaaagaaaaaggagAAGAAGGCTCTAaaggcagagagggagcagagggagaggatggCCCAGACTCCACCCGGGCCTGTCCCGACAGCGAGGGTGAAGCAGGAGAAGGAGGACCTGGGTTATGACAAGTACAGCCAGCGGGGGGCGGCAGAGGAGCGGCTGAGGTCcaggggagagagaccagggccTGGGGCAGAACTACGGAACCCccgagacacacacaggcaggaggACGGAGGGTTCCGAAATCGCTATGGAGaccaacaggacagagagagggataggtccagggaggatgagaagaggagacatgagatgggggagaggagagatggaggactgCAGTTGGAAAGCAAGAGgacaggcagggaggagggagaaagaactagggaaagagagagggacaatgATAGAAatagggagagcgagaaagacagtGATAGAAATAaggacagggagcgagagaaagacagggacagTGATAGAAATAaggacagggagcgagagaaagacagggacagTGATAGAAATAGGGACAGGGAGCGAGATAAagacaggaatagagagagagaccagtccaGTAAGCATAGAGAAGAACACAATCGGGAGAGAGAATACAGGAGAAAGTAA